AGAAAGCAAATTTACACTCTGGCACAAAAGCATGATATTATTATCCTAGAGGATGAACCTTACTATTACTTACAAATGGACGCTTATGAAGGAAAACCAGAAGCTGCTGATAAAGCTTTTACCAACGAGcaatttgtaaaagaaCTTATTCCTTCATTCTTAAGTATGGATGTCGACGGTCGTGTCATCCGTATGGATTCTCTGTCAAAGGTTGTAGCCCCTGGTTCTCGTGTAGGTTGGTTCACTGCTCAACCGTTGTTCATTGAACGTGGTTTGCGTGCTGCTGAAACTGCAACTCAAAGTGCTTCTGGTATTTCCCAAGGCATCCTGTATGCCATGTTCAAGCATTGGGGTCAAGACGGATACCTAGAGTGGTTGAAGCATATTCGGTATTCTTATACGCTTCGCCGTAATTATCTTCTTTATGCCATGGACACATACTTACCAAAATCGGTCTGCTCTTATATCCCTCCTGTCGCTGGTATGTTTATTTGGTTCGAAGTTGACAAATCGCGCTACATCCATGCCgataaaaatgaatctATTCCCGAAATCGAATCTAAAATCCATGCTGAAGCTGTTGAAGAAGGCGTTAACCTTGCTTGCGGTAACTGGTTCGTTGTTGACCCTAGAGTCAACGATAAGATTTTCTTCCGTGTGACATTTGCTCACGCTGAATTAGAAGAATTTAATGTTGCCATTGAACGTTTTGCGGGCGTTTTGaagaataatttcaaatgctGATTCTGTTCATTCTTTTCCTCCATTTTTCCTCATTAAATGATAGTGCagtatttttgttaaaatatgTCTCGTGACCTGCATTTCAAATATCTATCCGTACTAATTCCCACTAgtttggaatttttaaagcgaAGAATACAtaagtattttttcattttgctttaaattttttgaatttatacataacttttttttgtttaatagaTTTGAGCAAAGTATGATTATTggctaaaaataaaagcgatttttgatataataaatatcaCACTGATCTGCATTTTTGAACTAATTGGTTTCAAATACGACGCTATAATTTGTAGGAAACAGAATATCATTGCCTATTTATGGCTGTATCAAAAGTACTATCAGCTAATTTAAAGGGATGGGAGGCTATGTAGTATAAAACCCTGCAGTTCAAATACCTAGTATATATCAAAAGGAAAGGAACGTACCTCCATcctaaaaatcaaaagctGGGTAACGCAAGACTGGGCTTTTACTATTAAGGCTCATAGCACTTAGTTATCTAAAAACATATCTATTAatctcattttttcaagcaTGTGAAGACCGATATGTAGATGTTATAGaatgaagaataaaaatcatCATCGCACTCTTAATTAACCGACGCGAGTTTTCCGGccaattctttcttttcattttcgtcGAGCTCGGTCAAAACTTGTGCAAGGCTGTCTATCATTCCCTTCCTATCTGAACGAAGGAGTTTAGAAAGACGCTCACTGTAATAAGTACTCTTAAGTTCCTGAGTTCTCTTACTCAAATCGTCGTTATGTTCCTCAATCCAACAAACAACAGACTTATCAGATTCATCCCAATCTTGCTTTCCACACCACTCTTCATACCATTTCTGGAGATACTCACGAGATTCACGGATAGTCAAGGAAGGAATGAGCTGGGTAATCTTTTGAAGAGCATAATGTTCATTCAAACGTCTGCGGAGACGCCAGTAAAAGAAACGTCTAGCTTCTGTCCATTTCAACGGTTTACGGACAACCTTCTTTGCAACCATACGACCAACACGATCATGCAAGTCGGCAAAATGAATACTAATTTGTTGATAAATTGGCATAAGCTTCTGTTCGCGTTCCATCAACTTGACCTTTATAGTTGAAAGGTCATCAGCACTCAAATCATCTCTTTTAAGCTCATTGCACAATGATGCATATTTATGATCACAGCGTCGCATCAAAGAAAGCAACTTTTCACGTCTGAATTTAATA
This portion of the Schizosaccharomyces pombe strain 972h- genome assembly, chromosome: I genome encodes:
- a CDS encoding aromatic aminotransferase translates to MAAQPKDLSHHLSVESASRKQSPLKAVALSKSSRNIKIISLAGGLPNPEYFPIREMDAEIPAINSWKKDSSNSGKLDTVSVPMSSSDSDVLPLSVALQYGQGSGAALLSQFLKEHTRIIHNPPYEGWNIIMTTGNTSCLDIALRMLTNRGDSILVEKYSFPSALQSMRPLGLSCIPIDMDQFGFLPESMDDILTNWDATSYGSPKPHVLYTIPTGQNPTGSTLSVERRKQIYTLAQKHDIIILEDEPYYYLQMDAYEGKPEAADKAFTNEQFVKELIPSFLSMDVDGRVIRMDSLSKVVAPGSRVGWFTAQPLFIERGLRAAETATQSASGISQGILYAMFKHWGQDGYLEWLKHIRYSYTLRRNYLLYAMDTYLPKSVCSYIPPVAGMFIWFEVDKSRYIHADKNESIPEIESKIHAEAVEEGVNLACGNWFVVDPRVNDKIFFRVTFAHAELEEFNVAIERFAGVLKNNFKC